The window TAAACATCGCGGCTGCGGAAGCGCCGTCCGGGATGTGGATGAGGGCTAGATCAGGTTTGCCGCTGGCCTTGATGCCTGCGGTACAGGAAGAGAAGAGAAACCCTTGCGGCGGATTCGTGCTCACACGTTCAGCTTAACCAGCGGTTTGGGGATCTGCAAGTCGCGGACGCCGTTGTTCTCGGGAATCTCTCCGCGATACATGGCGATTTCGTCGCAAGCGTTGAACGCCGGGCAATGCACGCAGTCTTTGTAAATCTTGTCGGGTAGGTCATCGCGCTTGGCCAGCCCAAATCCCATGTGAGCAAAGAATTCTGGTATGCGCGTAAACAGGCACACGCACGTGACTTCATGCCGCTCGGCTTCCTTCAGCAGCGCTTCCACCAGCTTCCGTCCCGCGCCCAGGCCCTTAGCTGAAGGCGTGACGGCGATGGAGCGGATCTCCGCCAGGTGCATTCCGTACAGATGCAGCGCACCGCAGCCGACGATCTTGCCATCCACTTCGGCCACCACAAAGTCCCGCACATTTTCGCGCAACTCGGCCAGCGTCCGCGGCAGGAGCGTGCCGTTG is drawn from Terriglobia bacterium and contains these coding sequences:
- a CDS encoding N-acetyltransferase; this encodes MLRTRNAVLPDVEQIHAIIRTYSGNGTLLPRTLAELRENVRDFVVAEVDGKIVGCGALHLYGMHLAEIRSIAVTPSAKGLGAGRKLVEALLKEAERHEVTCVCLFTRIPEFFAHMGFGLAKRDDLPDKIYKDCVHCPAFNACDEIAMYRGEIPENNGVRDLQIPKPLVKLNV